The Nocardioides sp. S-1144 genome includes a region encoding these proteins:
- a CDS encoding vWA domain-containing protein: MPTADPGVRVSVDPRLVARTRDHLAAFLRALHDAGLSVPATKQRDFHAGIEAVAPSTTGQLYWVGVATIVTSESGHPVFDEVFRRFFGSPEDAVLVVDEPAEAPEEQDGDDDEEEQGSAPAGDEVEDLLVTETSGSGLRAGLGSPELPKRFGRTSASAHAVMREIAAELPRAVPRARSRRHRPGRRRHRVDLRAVYLESRRTQGEIVRLRWRHRPTQPRRVLVLIDVSGSMKQHSPDHLRFAHTVLATCSGAEVFTFGTRLTRVTAALRHRDVDEALDSLAPLVLDADGGTLIGESLTELLADPHVVTMARGALVLVLSDGLERGDCTAMVGAVGRLSRLAHQLTWWSPLACDPAYRPLTRGMAAVVGDLDALAGVRDLETALAQVRSSFSHAPAHHPRRRNHD, from the coding sequence ATGCCGACGGCTGACCCCGGGGTGCGTGTGTCGGTCGACCCGCGCCTGGTCGCCCGGACCCGGGACCACCTGGCCGCGTTCCTGCGCGCCCTGCACGACGCGGGCCTCAGCGTGCCGGCCACCAAGCAGCGGGACTTCCACGCCGGGATCGAGGCCGTGGCGCCGTCCACCACCGGACAGCTCTACTGGGTCGGCGTCGCGACGATCGTCACCTCCGAGTCCGGGCACCCGGTCTTCGACGAGGTCTTCCGCCGCTTCTTCGGCTCTCCGGAGGACGCCGTCCTCGTCGTCGACGAGCCCGCCGAGGCTCCCGAGGAGCAGGACGGGGACGACGACGAGGAGGAGCAGGGCTCGGCTCCAGCAGGGGACGAGGTCGAGGACCTCCTCGTCACGGAGACGAGCGGGTCGGGACTCCGAGCCGGACTGGGCAGCCCCGAGCTGCCGAAGCGCTTCGGGCGCACCTCGGCGTCGGCGCACGCGGTGATGCGCGAGATCGCCGCGGAGCTGCCCCGCGCGGTTCCCCGGGCGCGCTCGCGCCGCCACCGACCCGGACGCCGCCGCCACCGGGTGGACCTGCGTGCGGTCTACCTGGAGTCCCGGCGCACGCAGGGCGAGATCGTCCGGTTGCGGTGGCGGCACCGGCCGACGCAGCCGCGTCGTGTCCTGGTGCTCATCGACGTCTCCGGCTCCATGAAGCAGCACAGCCCCGACCACCTGAGGTTCGCCCACACCGTGCTCGCGACCTGCTCGGGCGCGGAGGTCTTCACCTTCGGCACCCGGCTGACCCGGGTGACCGCGGCCCTGCGGCACCGCGACGTCGACGAGGCGCTCGACTCGCTGGCTCCGCTGGTCCTGGACGCGGACGGCGGGACGCTGATCGGCGAGAGCCTGACGGAGCTCCTGGCCGACCCCCACGTCGTGACCATGGCCCGGGGCGCGCTCGTGCTGGTCCTCTCCGACGGCCTCGAGCGGGGGGACTGCACGGCCATGGTCGGGGCGGTCGGACGGCTCTCCCGCCTTGCCCACCAGCTCACCTGGTGGTCACCCCTGGCCTGCGATCCCGCCTACCGGCCGCTGACCCGCGGCATGGCCGCGGTGGTCGGCGACCTCGACGCACTGGCGGGGGTCCGCGACCTGGAGACGGCGCTGGCCCAGGTGCGCAGCTCGTTCTCCCACGCCCCCGCGCACCACCCCAGGAGGAGGAACCATGACTGA
- a CDS encoding benzoate/H(+) symporter BenE family transporter — protein sequence MKHHSSRDPQLGQSVVAGVITAVVGFTSSFAVVLAGLDRVGASPGDAASGLLVVTTTMGLGCLLFSWRTRIPVTIAWSTPGAALLAGATVPDGGYADAVGAFALAGLLYVATGLVRPLGDLVRRIPTSLANAMLAGVLLTLCVQPFLAVVDEPGAVAPVLVVWLVLLRVARRWAVPGAFATAIVVIVASGSLAEVAAGDLAPTLTWTTPAFDLATMVAIGVPLYLVTMTSQNIPGVAVLGSFGYRAPLAPALRYTGVATVATAPLGGFSINLGAITAAISAGPTAGEDPTRRWVAGVSTGITYMLLGPLTALVTTVSAVAPAGVIATVAGLALIGTFGSAAASALGDEDFREAAAVTFVVAASGLTVAGVGAAFWALLAGGVFLLVVRVGAAPPASR from the coding sequence ATCAAGCACCACTCCTCCCGCGACCCGCAGCTGGGCCAGTCCGTCGTCGCCGGCGTCATCACCGCCGTCGTCGGGTTCACCTCCTCCTTCGCGGTCGTCCTCGCCGGGCTGGACCGGGTCGGCGCCTCCCCCGGTGACGCGGCCTCCGGGCTGCTGGTCGTCACGACGACCATGGGTCTGGGGTGCCTGCTGTTCTCCTGGCGCACGAGGATCCCGGTGACCATCGCCTGGTCCACCCCGGGCGCGGCCCTGCTCGCGGGGGCGACCGTGCCGGACGGCGGGTACGCCGACGCCGTCGGCGCCTTCGCCCTGGCCGGGCTCCTCTACGTGGCGACCGGCCTGGTCCGGCCGCTGGGCGACCTGGTGCGCCGGATCCCGACGTCGCTGGCCAACGCGATGCTCGCCGGCGTCCTGCTGACGCTGTGCGTCCAGCCGTTCCTGGCCGTCGTGGACGAGCCGGGCGCCGTGGCCCCCGTGCTCGTGGTCTGGCTCGTGCTCCTGCGCGTGGCCCGCCGCTGGGCCGTGCCCGGTGCGTTCGCCACCGCGATCGTCGTGATCGTGGCCTCCGGGTCGCTCGCAGAGGTCGCCGCCGGCGACCTCGCCCCGACCCTCACCTGGACGACGCCGGCCTTCGACCTCGCCACCATGGTGGCGATCGGCGTCCCCCTCTACCTGGTGACGATGACGAGCCAGAACATCCCCGGGGTCGCGGTGCTCGGCTCGTTCGGCTACCGCGCCCCGCTGGCCCCGGCCCTGAGGTACACCGGTGTCGCGACGGTCGCCACCGCGCCGCTCGGCGGCTTCTCGATCAACCTCGGGGCGATCACCGCGGCCATCTCGGCCGGCCCGACGGCCGGGGAGGACCCGACCCGGCGCTGGGTGGCCGGCGTCTCCACGGGGATCACCTACATGCTGCTGGGTCCCCTGACCGCCCTGGTGACCACGGTGTCGGCCGTGGCCCCGGCCGGGGTCATCGCCACGGTCGCCGGACTGGCCCTGATCGGCACCTTCGGCTCGGCGGCCGCCTCCGCCCTGGGCGACGAGGACTTCCGCGAGGCGGCCGCCGTCACGTTCGTCGTCGCGGCGTCCGGGTTGACGGTCGCGGGCGTGGGAGCGGCGTTCTGGGCCCTCCTGGCCGGTGGTGTGTTCCTGCTCGTGGTGCGGGTCGGCGCCGCGCCGCCGGCCTCGCGCTGA
- a CDS encoding amidohydrolase family protein yields MTDELYDGDIVDAHHHVWRQADMPWLSGPMVPRIFGPYEPIRRDYLVEEYVEDARSAGIGTSVYVQPNWPLDRVVDEVRWVAELHGRTGWPMAVVGCADLFSEDAVEVMRTQQALSPLVVGTRLQLHWHERPEFRFADGPEQMKDPVLDRNLASLPDLGWLFELQVFAGQMSDAAALVRAHPQVTFVLVHAGMLVDRDDADELGRWRRGMDGLAALPNVVVKLTGQGTFVHRLDEDLLRLVADEVLDRFGSDRAMFGTNFPVEKLWTSMPELTRAWKRAVSHRTPQEQADVFSRTARRTYGLGPAGA; encoded by the coding sequence ATGACTGACGAGCTCTACGACGGCGACATCGTCGACGCGCACCACCACGTGTGGCGCCAGGCGGACATGCCGTGGCTCTCCGGCCCCATGGTGCCCCGCATCTTCGGACCCTACGAGCCGATCCGCCGGGACTACCTCGTCGAGGAGTACGTCGAGGACGCCCGCTCGGCCGGCATCGGGACCTCGGTCTACGTGCAACCCAACTGGCCGCTGGACCGGGTCGTCGACGAGGTGCGCTGGGTCGCCGAGCTGCACGGGAGGACCGGCTGGCCGATGGCCGTGGTGGGCTGCGCCGACCTGTTCTCCGAGGACGCCGTCGAGGTGATGCGGACCCAGCAGGCGCTGAGCCCGCTCGTCGTGGGGACGCGACTCCAGCTGCACTGGCACGAGCGCCCGGAGTTCCGGTTCGCCGACGGCCCCGAGCAGATGAAGGACCCGGTCCTCGACCGCAACCTCGCGAGCCTGCCCGACCTCGGCTGGCTCTTCGAGCTCCAGGTCTTCGCCGGCCAGATGTCCGACGCCGCTGCGCTGGTCCGGGCGCACCCCCAGGTCACCTTCGTCCTGGTCCACGCCGGCATGCTCGTCGACCGGGACGACGCCGACGAGCTCGGCCGGTGGCGTCGGGGCATGGACGGCCTCGCCGCCCTCCCGAACGTGGTGGTCAAGCTGACCGGGCAGGGCACGTTCGTGCACCGTCTCGACGAGGACCTCCTGCGCCTCGTCGCCGACGAGGTGCTCGACCGCTTCGGGTCGGACCGCGCGATGTTCGGCACCAACTTCCCGGTCGAGAAGCTGTGGACCTCGATGCCCGAGCTGACCCGCGCGTGGAAGCGCGCGGTGAGCCACCGCACGCCGCAGGAGCAGGCCGACGTCTTCTCGCGCACCGCCCGGCGCACCTACGGGCTGGGGCCGGCTGGTGCGTGA
- a CDS encoding acetyl/propionyl/methylcrotonyl-CoA carboxylase subunit alpha: MPDVKPLQKVLIANRGEIAVRVVRACKDAGIGSVAVYADPDRDAQFVRLADEAHSLGGATPAESYLDIAKIIAVAEKSGADSVHPGYGFLAENADFAQAVLDAGLVWIGPPPAAIEALGDKAKAKHIAERANAPLAPGTKDPVKDADEVVAFAREAGLPVAIKAVFGGGGRGLKVARTLEEIPDAYESAVREAVSAFGRGECLVEKFLDKPRHVETQCLADQHGNVVVVSTRDCSLQRRNQKLVEEAPAPFLTDEQVAELYASSKAILREAAYVGAGTCEFLVAADGTISFLEVNTRLQVEHCVSEEVTGIDLVREMFRIAAGEELGYDDPTVTGHSIEYRINAEDGGANFMPAPGTLSAWSPPQGPGVRLDGGYENGETVPGSFDSLIAKLVVTGRDRTQALERSRRALDEFVVDGMPTVIPFHRAVTRDPAFVGDGAGFSIYTQWIETDFDNQITPYAGAPAEAGEPEERQSVVVEVGGRRLEVVIPGGLGGLSAGGGSAGARKPRRAAGRKAGAAASGDAVTSPMQGTIVKVVVTDGQEVAEGDTIVVIEAMKMEQPLKAHRAGTVTGLVAEVGATVTSGQTLCELKD; the protein is encoded by the coding sequence GTGCCCGACGTCAAGCCGTTGCAGAAGGTCCTGATCGCCAACCGCGGCGAGATCGCCGTCCGGGTCGTCCGGGCGTGCAAGGACGCCGGGATCGGCAGCGTCGCCGTCTACGCCGACCCCGACCGCGACGCCCAGTTCGTCCGGCTCGCCGACGAGGCCCACTCCCTCGGCGGCGCCACGCCGGCCGAGTCCTACCTCGACATCGCCAAGATCATCGCGGTCGCCGAGAAGTCGGGCGCCGACTCCGTGCACCCCGGCTACGGCTTCCTCGCCGAGAACGCCGACTTCGCCCAGGCCGTCCTCGACGCCGGGCTCGTCTGGATCGGTCCCCCGCCCGCGGCCATCGAGGCGCTGGGCGACAAGGCCAAGGCCAAGCACATCGCCGAGCGGGCCAACGCCCCCCTGGCCCCCGGCACCAAGGACCCCGTCAAGGACGCCGACGAGGTCGTCGCGTTCGCCAGGGAGGCCGGGCTGCCGGTCGCCATCAAGGCCGTCTTCGGCGGCGGCGGCCGCGGCCTCAAGGTCGCGCGCACGCTCGAGGAGATCCCGGACGCCTACGAGTCCGCGGTCCGCGAGGCCGTCAGCGCGTTCGGCCGCGGCGAGTGCCTGGTCGAGAAGTTCCTCGACAAGCCGCGCCACGTCGAGACCCAGTGCCTGGCCGACCAGCACGGCAACGTCGTGGTCGTCTCGACCCGCGACTGCTCGCTGCAGCGCCGCAACCAGAAGCTCGTCGAGGAGGCACCAGCGCCGTTCCTCACCGACGAGCAGGTCGCCGAGCTCTACGCCTCGTCCAAGGCGATCCTGCGCGAGGCGGCCTACGTCGGCGCCGGCACCTGCGAGTTCCTCGTCGCCGCCGACGGCACGATCTCCTTCCTCGAGGTCAACACCCGCCTCCAGGTGGAGCACTGCGTCTCCGAGGAGGTCACCGGCATCGACCTGGTGCGCGAGATGTTCCGCATCGCCGCCGGCGAGGAGCTCGGCTACGACGACCCCACGGTCACCGGCCACTCCATCGAGTACCGCATCAACGCCGAGGACGGCGGCGCCAACTTCATGCCCGCCCCCGGCACGCTGTCGGCCTGGAGCCCGCCGCAGGGCCCCGGCGTCCGGCTCGACGGCGGCTACGAGAACGGCGAGACCGTCCCCGGCTCGTTCGACTCCCTGATCGCCAAGCTCGTCGTCACCGGCCGCGACCGGACCCAGGCGCTGGAGCGCTCGCGCCGCGCCCTCGACGAGTTCGTCGTCGACGGCATGCCGACGGTGATCCCGTTCCACCGCGCGGTCACCCGCGACCCCGCCTTCGTCGGCGACGGTGCGGGCTTCAGCATCTACACGCAGTGGATCGAGACCGACTTCGACAACCAGATCACCCCGTACGCCGGCGCCCCCGCCGAGGCCGGCGAGCCCGAGGAGCGCCAGAGCGTCGTCGTCGAGGTCGGCGGCAGGCGCCTCGAGGTCGTCATCCCCGGCGGCCTCGGCGGCCTGTCGGCCGGCGGCGGCAGCGCCGGCGCGAGGAAGCCCCGGCGCGCGGCCGGCAGGAAGGCCGGCGCCGCGGCGTCCGGCGACGCCGTCACCAGCCCGATGCAGGGCACCATCGTCAAGGTCGTCGTCACCGACGGCCAGGAGGTCGCCGAGGGCGACACCATCGTGGTCATCGAGGCGATGAAGATGGAGCAGCCGCTCAAGGCGCACCGGGCCGGCACCGTCACCGGGCTCGTGGCCGAGGTCGGGGCGACCGTCACCAGCGGCCAGACCCTCTGCGAGCTCAAGGACTGA
- a CDS encoding fumarylacetoacetate hydrolase family protein: MELLRLGPPGAEVPALRVADTILDLRSVTDDIDPDFFATGGVDRVREAHDAGRLDVLDGADGLRVGVPVARPGAVLCIGQNYAAHAAESGSEPPREPILFLKARSCLVGANDDVVLPPGSAQSDWEAELVVVIGARASRLDSPAEAAGVIAGLTVGNDVSERSWQLGKDGGQWSQGKSFATFGPLGPSIVLDPVDHGSLAIRSWVNGEPRQDSSTQDMIFGVDHLVWWLSQVLVLEPGDVVFTGTPEGVALSGRYPYLRDGDVVEISIDGLGRQRQSVVAG, encoded by the coding sequence ATGGAACTGCTGCGACTCGGCCCTCCCGGCGCCGAGGTCCCCGCCCTGCGGGTGGCCGACACGATCCTCGACCTGAGGAGCGTCACCGACGACATCGACCCGGACTTCTTCGCCACGGGCGGTGTCGACCGGGTGCGCGAGGCCCACGACGCTGGTCGGCTCGACGTGCTCGACGGGGCCGACGGCCTGCGCGTCGGCGTCCCGGTCGCCCGGCCGGGCGCGGTGCTGTGCATCGGGCAGAACTACGCCGCGCACGCGGCGGAGTCCGGGAGCGAGCCCCCGCGCGAGCCGATCCTCTTCCTCAAGGCCCGCAGCTGCCTGGTCGGCGCGAACGACGACGTCGTCCTGCCGCCGGGGAGCGCCCAGAGCGACTGGGAGGCCGAGCTGGTCGTCGTGATCGGCGCCCGGGCCAGCCGGCTCGACTCCCCGGCGGAGGCCGCCGGGGTGATCGCCGGCCTCACCGTGGGCAACGACGTCTCCGAGCGGTCCTGGCAGCTCGGCAAGGACGGCGGCCAGTGGTCCCAGGGCAAGAGCTTCGCGACCTTCGGTCCGCTCGGGCCCTCGATCGTGCTCGACCCGGTCGACCACGGCAGCCTCGCCATCAGGTCCTGGGTCAACGGCGAGCCGCGCCAGGACTCCAGCACCCAGGACATGATCTTCGGCGTCGACCACCTGGTCTGGTGGCTCTCGCAGGTGCTGGTCCTCGAGCCGGGCGACGTCGTGTTCACCGGGACCCCGGAGGGGGTCGCCCTCTCCGGGCGCTACCCCTACCTCCGCGACGGCGACGTCGTCGAGATCTCGATCGACGGCCTCGGCCGTCAGCGTCAGTCGGTCGTCGCCGGCTGA
- a CDS encoding DUF695 domain-containing protein, with protein MTSSGAQQVPEPDPGSGDPTEFWSWWAEEGAGACEAAIESRSFEAVTDEINARVHAVDPRLVWELGPGREARHVLVVTSEGDAGARAVARRWLRAAPAPSATWEYADARQAEVDVDAMVLKVGETEVDFAAVRVVAERVGNHVDVVVHHPAMASLPEQARNTVAFLALDATLGENDCETWVGAVEVALAPPVGATLLAALREVVAEVRDDSVDEHGTPVWVLLRGEVDGAPIMAAAQVPLAGSWAPQLDTHVAVAVPYRRATEQGLPDPGTLESLRALEDHLGERLGDSARLVAHETSSGTRTLHFYADSTTPAAAVLQAAVTGWDQGRVTVAAQPDPAWHAVRHLRT; from the coding sequence GTGACTTCCTCCGGCGCGCAGCAGGTCCCCGAACCCGATCCCGGCTCCGGCGACCCGACCGAGTTCTGGTCGTGGTGGGCCGAGGAGGGCGCGGGCGCCTGCGAGGCGGCCATCGAGAGCCGGTCCTTCGAGGCCGTCACCGACGAGATCAACGCGCGCGTCCACGCCGTCGACCCCCGCCTGGTCTGGGAGCTCGGCCCCGGCCGGGAGGCGCGCCACGTGCTGGTCGTGACGTCGGAGGGTGACGCCGGGGCCCGCGCCGTCGCGCGGCGGTGGCTGCGGGCCGCGCCCGCACCCTCGGCCACCTGGGAGTACGCCGACGCGCGGCAGGCCGAGGTCGACGTCGACGCGATGGTGCTCAAGGTCGGCGAGACGGAGGTCGACTTCGCCGCCGTCCGGGTGGTGGCCGAGCGGGTGGGCAACCACGTCGACGTCGTCGTGCACCACCCGGCGATGGCCTCCCTGCCCGAGCAGGCGCGCAACACCGTCGCCTTCCTCGCCCTCGACGCGACCCTGGGGGAGAACGACTGCGAGACGTGGGTCGGCGCGGTCGAGGTCGCCCTGGCGCCACCGGTCGGGGCCACCCTGCTGGCGGCGCTGCGCGAGGTGGTCGCAGAGGTCCGGGACGACTCCGTCGACGAGCACGGGACGCCGGTCTGGGTGCTGCTGCGCGGCGAGGTCGACGGCGCGCCGATCATGGCCGCCGCCCAGGTGCCGCTCGCCGGCAGCTGGGCCCCGCAGCTCGACACCCACGTCGCCGTCGCGGTGCCCTACCGGCGCGCGACCGAGCAGGGGCTGCCCGACCCCGGCACCCTGGAGTCGCTGCGCGCGCTCGAGGACCACCTCGGCGAGCGGCTCGGCGACTCCGCGCGGCTGGTCGCCCACGAGACCTCCTCCGGCACCCGGACCCTGCACTTCTACGCCGACTCGACCACGCCCGCCGCCGCCGTCCTGCAGGCCGCGGTCACCGGCTGGGACCAGGGTCGGGTCACCGTCGCCGCCCAGCCCGACCCGGCCTGGCACGCCGTGCGGCACCTGCGCACCTGA
- a CDS encoding AAA family ATPase, which translates to MLIDHATLDRQLTERRYLADEGLLTAVRLAVALGRPLLLEGEPGVGKTQVSHVLADVLGRELVRLQCYEGIDVSQALYEWDYPKQLLSLRAAEVTGAVVADLYDDAFLLERPLLKTLRSPTGAVLLIDEIDRADSEFEAFLLEFLDGFQITIPEMGTVTATVPPVVVLTSNRTRELHDALKRRCLYHWIPFPEPERERAIVEAQAPGLSARSAEQLVRSVNVIRALGPAKRPGIAESIAWAQGSVALAEDGTAWGEALRASLGLLVKNEEDVELVGAHDHEVFTDADG; encoded by the coding sequence ATGCTCATCGACCACGCCACGCTGGACCGGCAGCTGACCGAGCGCCGCTACCTCGCGGACGAGGGTCTGCTGACGGCGGTCCGCCTGGCCGTCGCGCTGGGGCGACCGCTGCTGCTGGAGGGTGAGCCCGGGGTAGGCAAGACCCAGGTCTCGCACGTGCTCGCCGACGTGCTCGGGCGCGAGCTCGTCCGCCTGCAGTGCTACGAGGGGATCGACGTGTCCCAGGCGCTCTACGAGTGGGACTACCCCAAGCAGCTGCTGAGCCTGCGCGCCGCCGAGGTCACCGGCGCCGTCGTCGCCGACCTGTACGACGACGCGTTCCTCCTGGAGCGGCCGCTGCTCAAGACCCTGCGGAGCCCCACCGGGGCGGTCCTGCTGATCGACGAGATCGACCGCGCCGACAGCGAGTTCGAGGCCTTCCTCCTGGAGTTCCTCGACGGGTTCCAGATCACCATCCCCGAGATGGGCACGGTGACCGCGACCGTGCCCCCCGTGGTGGTCCTGACCTCCAACCGGACCCGCGAGCTGCACGACGCGCTGAAGCGCCGCTGCCTCTACCACTGGATCCCGTTCCCCGAGCCGGAGCGGGAGCGGGCCATCGTCGAGGCGCAGGCGCCGGGGCTGAGCGCGCGCAGCGCCGAGCAGCTGGTGCGCTCGGTCAACGTCATCCGCGCCCTGGGCCCGGCCAAGCGGCCCGGCATCGCGGAGTCCATCGCGTGGGCCCAGGGCTCCGTGGCGCTGGCCGAGGACGGCACCGCGTGGGGCGAGGCGCTGCGGGCCTCCCTCGGGCTCCTGGTCAAGAACGAGGAGGACGTCGAGCTGGTCGGGGCCCACGACCACGAGGTGTTCACCGATGCCGACGGCTGA
- a CDS encoding YciI family protein — translation MAYFVLTYGYHDTPLRAERRPDHMSHLARLEEAGSVVLAGPLADLTGGIIVFSAEDLDAAQALVDQDPYTQLDVTKDRTLQEWKITVGPFAA, via the coding sequence ATGGCCTACTTCGTCCTCACCTACGGCTACCACGACACCCCCCTCCGGGCCGAGCGGCGCCCCGACCACATGAGCCACCTCGCCCGGCTCGAGGAGGCCGGGTCCGTCGTCCTGGCCGGTCCGCTGGCCGACCTCACGGGCGGCATCATCGTCTTCTCCGCCGAGGACCTGGACGCCGCGCAGGCGCTCGTGGACCAGGATCCCTACACCCAGCTCGACGTGACCAAGGACCGCACCCTGCAGGAGTGGAAGATCACCGTCGGTCCGTTCGCCGCCTGA
- a CDS encoding glycerate kinase, translating to MAPDSFKGTHAADVVAASVAAGLRAAGVEPVSMPLADGGEGTLDVLRGAHGGTVHDVPVTGPLGAPVTGRLLVSADRRTAVVETASASGLTLVVPHPLGAWNASTRGTGELVAAAVASGVGRILLGVGGSATTDGGAGAIGSILEHGGLRGTHLEVLCDVTTPFERAAAVYAPQKGADAATVARLEERLEALARRLPRDPRGVPRTGCAGGLSGGLWAALGAELRPGIEVVLDALGFDEAAGGCVAVVTGEGRLDGQTREGKVVAGVVEASGRSGAGLPIHAVVGQSLLGDAESRALGLSSVTVASTTAELVEAGRRLGRRILDEHRAASPGAGGR from the coding sequence GTGGCCCCTGACTCGTTCAAGGGCACCCACGCCGCGGACGTCGTGGCCGCCTCGGTGGCCGCCGGGCTGCGGGCCGCCGGCGTCGAGCCGGTGAGCATGCCGCTGGCCGACGGCGGCGAGGGCACGCTCGACGTGCTCCGTGGTGCCCACGGCGGGACGGTGCACGACGTGCCGGTGACCGGCCCCCTCGGGGCACCGGTCACCGGTCGCCTCCTGGTGTCCGCCGACCGGCGCACGGCGGTGGTCGAGACGGCGTCGGCCAGCGGCCTCACCCTCGTGGTGCCGCATCCCCTGGGGGCCTGGAACGCCAGCACCCGCGGCACCGGCGAGCTCGTCGCGGCGGCCGTGGCCAGCGGTGTCGGACGCATTCTGCTCGGCGTCGGCGGGAGCGCCACCACGGACGGCGGGGCCGGGGCGATCGGGTCGATCCTCGAGCACGGGGGGTTGCGGGGGACTCACCTCGAGGTTCTCTGCGACGTGACCACGCCGTTCGAGCGGGCCGCCGCCGTCTACGCGCCCCAGAAGGGCGCCGACGCGGCGACCGTCGCCCGGCTGGAGGAACGTCTCGAGGCCCTGGCACGACGCCTGCCGCGCGACCCGCGAGGCGTGCCGCGCACCGGGTGTGCCGGCGGGCTGTCGGGCGGGCTGTGGGCCGCGCTCGGCGCGGAGCTCAGGCCCGGCATCGAGGTGGTCCTCGACGCGCTCGGGTTCGACGAGGCCGCCGGTGGCTGTGTCGCGGTCGTCACCGGGGAGGGACGTCTGGACGGCCAGACCCGGGAGGGCAAGGTGGTGGCCGGCGTGGTCGAGGCGTCCGGCCGGTCCGGCGCAGGCCTGCCGATCCACGCCGTGGTCGGTCAGAGCCTGCTGGGCGACGCCGAGTCACGAGCCCTCGGTCTGTCGTCGGTCACGGTGGCCTCGACCACCGCTGAGCTCGTGGAGGCCGGTCGGCGACTGGGCCGGCGGATCCTCGACGAGCACCGCGCAGCCTCGCCGGGCGCCGGCGGCCGCTGA
- a CDS encoding XdhC family protein — MRDILPSLERWTSAAVPYATGTVVGTWSSAPRQPGASMAVAADGEVVGSVSGGCVEGAVYEECRDALETGVPRLLRYGVSDDDALAVGLTCGGILDVFVQPVTAQQSALLDQVAALVRDRRPVALATVVAGESIGRQVLLTPDGSVGDLGPARLTEAVVDDARGLLTRGSSATLTLGADGQRRMEELSVFVESFAPPPRLIVFGAIDFAAAVARIGKFLGYHVVVCDARPVFATATRFPDADEVVVEWPHRYLERADVDASTSLCVLTHDPKFDVPLLVAALRTPAAYIGAMGSRRTHDDRVRRLREEGVPPEALARLRSPIGLDLGARTPEETAVSIAAEMVASTWGGSGRALTGTRQPIHAPSGP; from the coding sequence GTGCGTGACATCCTGCCCTCCCTGGAGAGGTGGACGAGCGCCGCGGTGCCCTACGCCACGGGCACCGTCGTCGGGACCTGGAGCTCCGCGCCCCGCCAGCCCGGTGCCTCGATGGCGGTGGCCGCCGACGGCGAGGTCGTCGGCAGCGTCTCCGGCGGCTGCGTCGAGGGCGCGGTCTACGAGGAGTGCCGCGACGCGCTCGAGACCGGGGTGCCCCGGCTGCTGCGCTACGGGGTGTCCGACGACGACGCCCTCGCCGTCGGGCTGACCTGCGGCGGGATCCTCGACGTCTTCGTCCAACCGGTGACCGCCCAGCAGTCGGCCCTGCTCGACCAGGTCGCGGCCCTGGTGCGGGACCGGCGGCCGGTGGCGCTGGCGACGGTGGTCGCGGGGGAGTCGATCGGCCGTCAGGTCCTCCTCACCCCGGACGGGTCCGTCGGTGACCTGGGCCCGGCCCGCCTGACCGAGGCCGTGGTCGACGACGCCCGCGGCCTGCTCACCCGGGGTTCGAGCGCCACCCTGACCCTCGGCGCCGACGGGCAGCGCCGCATGGAGGAGCTCTCGGTCTTCGTCGAGTCGTTCGCCCCGCCGCCGCGACTCATCGTCTTCGGAGCCATCGACTTCGCGGCCGCGGTCGCCCGGATCGGGAAGTTCCTCGGCTACCACGTCGTCGTGTGCGACGCCCGTCCGGTGTTCGCGACGGCCACCCGGTTCCCGGACGCCGACGAGGTGGTCGTCGAGTGGCCCCACCGCTACCTGGAGCGGGCCGACGTCGACGCGTCGACGTCGCTCTGCGTGCTGACCCACGACCCCAAGTTCGACGTGCCGCTGCTCGTGGCGGCGCTCCGGACGCCGGCGGCCTACATCGGCGCGATGGGCAGCCGGCGCACCCACGACGACCGGGTCCGCCGGCTCCGGGAGGAGGGCGTCCCACCGGAGGCACTGGCGCGGCTCCGCTCGCCCATCGGCCTCGACCTCGGCGCCCGCACCCCCGAGGAGACGGCCGTCTCGATCGCGGCCGAGATGGTCGCCTCGACGTGGGGTGGCAGCGGACGTGCCCTGACCGGGACCCGACAGCCCATCCACGCCCCCAGCGGGCCCTGA